The following nucleotide sequence is from Psilocybe cubensis strain MGC-MH-2018 chromosome 13, whole genome shotgun sequence.
AAGATATGAACGAAAAAAAGTGATTCGTCAGAAGAATCGCCTTTCTGGGATGTAGGACGTAGCCATGTAGAGATTTTCTTGAAAAGAACCTGGTAATTCTTCATATGCTCAAGCATCTTTCAATTAAAAGCGAGCTGTTGAGTCGGGACTCAGACTGGTGTATCAAGTTCAGCGCACCTCGATGCTCAAAATTCTATCAAATCTATGCAGACAGTATGAGTTATCATGATTAAAAACTCAAATTGTGAACAAACCGTATCGAGCTATCAAAATCGTGTGTATTGACATCTGCTGTGATGATCTACTCAGAGAAATGATCAGTGAAATGGGGGGGGGGACCGCTGTTGACGTCGAAAGTGTACCGTGATGTTGGTCAAACCCCGTTCCTTAGCAGCAAAATCGATATGCTGTTTCTGGGTCGCCGAGTTTGACAGGCCCGTGATACGTGAATTAGGGTATTTCTGGGGAAATGAACGAGTAAGCGATAGTTCAACGCGCATATAATCCGCCAAAACTCGAAAGACTGACCTCTGCCAGAAATAATGATAGGCTTCCCCAACCTAGGATAACATATATTGTTTTGGCCTGATAATTGCTTAGGGGTAAGAGCGGGGCGCACCGCAGCCTAAATCCAAGATGTCTAGTCCGTCCCGCAATTGGGCTTTGGTACAATAACTCTCCAGCATAAGCTTCTCGGCTTCGGCCAGTGATTCTCGTCCAGTAGGATACAAGCACGACGAGTATTTCCCATACGGACCAAGAGTAGATAGGATGAAATCCGTGGCAACCTATGGAGCAGCGAACCCACACACGCGTTCAACCATCAGAACTGATGTAAGTTTCCAGAATTCAACATCGGCATACTTCATAATGCTGTTCGTTGGCTTTCTCGGGCACTTCGGCGATGGTGGTGCGGTTGCGCACGTCTTCGATGAACTTCATCTTGGCTGCATGGTTTGCTTCCAGTGAACCAGCGTTGATCTCGCGCAGACGTTGGCGTAGAAGAAGACGTATCGCTATACGAAGAATGAAATCTGGGACCAACCCCTGACGCAAGTGACTGAGATTAGCACCGTGCACATCGTCTCTGAAGAGCGCGTTGAGTACATACCCTATCGAGCAGGTTGTATCCAACTTCGAGGACAGAGTCCATTGTGAAGGAGTAATGATGAGGCAGGAAGAAATGGAAGTCTGTGGGCACGCTACTGTTCGGTTCTGGCTATTAAGAGGGCTTTATATATAAGCAGTGATGAATGATGTGTGGGCAGTGTGAATCCGGGTCCTTCGTGAAAGAAGTTGGGATGATGATCGTCGATCGCGGCCCGTTCCCATGTTGCTGATGAGGCTGGCATCGTGAGATGTATAGCAACGCCATTTTCAATTTGTCCCTAGTAATTGCAGCTGGCTCAAGAGTTGGATGGGATGATAAAGCAAAGACTATGAGTTCATAATCGTGGTTGTGATTGAAGGAATGAAAGCGTACTGCACCGTAAACTCCGCCAAGATAAGATTGGCACTTGTTCGTTTGCCGACGCCCATCGAATTTCGTAAGCATCTCGCGTAGGGACAATTACTTGTAGACATTGATTTTGACGGTCAACACGGCGAATCTGGCCTCTTGTGGAGTCACACTCATCTCCTGGGGTAATAGCAGGCTTTGAAGTATATTAGATCGTATTTACTGTATATATGGTGCTTACACCATATGCTCCTATTTTCTCTTAGCTCGTTCCAGCATAAAACTCTACAGGTATCAAATAAAAAAACTGTGCTTGTGGTGGGATTCAGAAGCGTGATATACGATTGTAGATGGGATCACCACGGGTATTGCTTGGTGTTTGTCCTTATTTCGCTTTGAATAAGTAATGTCCAAGACCCCACCTTTAACATGTCAATGAAAATTGGTACGAGATTAATGTAAGAATAGATTGCTCACTGTTCTCCTCCATCCATATTGAACAACTCAGAGCATGCCATAAAAAAGACACGGAACCTAATAAGCAGAATACCGTGAGCTGGAGTAGCATCAAAAGGCAGGGAACGAAGAGGCCTTACCTATAAAATGACTTTTTCCCTTCAATAGCATTGTATCCTTTTTCGATTGCGTCCATCTGGAGTTCCTTCAATCCCTCTGTTTCAATATCGTTAGCCAAAAAGACATCGTCAGTCAAACAGAGATACATGGGAACCTACTTTTTCTATTCTTGTCCTGGTTCTGAAGCCAATGCTCCAGCGTTCTTGAGTGGTGTTTTCCGGATATGTACCAGCTTCGGATCAAAGTTAAATCCGATTGGAAATACACCTGTAGGTTACGATGAGGACCCACTGTGAAAGTCATTGGCTGAAAAGGACTCACAAATAGGTCATGCGAGGGCATAGTCCCGCCTTCAAACAATTCATAAGTTTATCGGTCTTTGGCGATTATAACACCAAGCATACCTGAAAAGAAGTTCTTCGCCATCCAGCCATCATTTTCTACGAAATGGTACGGCATTGTTTTGTGGCAAATAATATGAACAAAAAGCAGGGATTCGTCTGCTTCGTTGGAGATTTCGGCTTTCTGAGATCTTGGACGAAGCCACGAGGAGATTTTCTTAAACAACATCTGATAATTTTTCATATGTTCAAGCATCTTTACACAGAGTCAGCGGTTGGAGAAGAAAAACATATCGTACTAAAGCATACCTCGACACTAATAATTCTGTCGAATCTAAACAGACGGCGTCAACGAGTCATATCGTCAATGAAGCTCATATAGTCAACAAACCTTATCGAACTATCAAAATCATGTGTGTTGACATCTGCTGTGATGATCTAGTCAGAGAAATGATGAGCAAAATGGGAATACTGTGGAAGGACAAAATGTGCACCGTAACGTTGGTTAAACCACGTTTTTTAGCTGCGCCGTCTATATATTGCTTTTGGGTCGCCGAGTTTGACAAGCCCGTGATACGTGAGTTAGGATATTTCTAGGGAGAGATGCAACAACGGTTAACACGCATAATTTTGCCTATGCAGCAAAGTACTAACCTCTGCCAAAAATAATGAGAGGCTTCCCCATCCTGAGAAATGGTTATCATAACTCGGTCTGAAGACGCCGTGAGGTCTGAGGGAACACGACGCACCACATCCTAAATCCAGGATGTCCTGTCCATCGCGCAAATAGGCCTTCGTACAGTAACTCTCCAGCATGAATTTCTCGGCTTCAGCAAGCGTCTCTCTTCCAGTGGGATACAAGCCCGCGGAATATTTTCCGTATGGCCCGAGGGTCGACAGCATGAATTCCGTAGAAACCTATAGAGGAGGAAAACAATGGTCAGTACAAAACCTAACGCAACCTTGCAACATTTCAAATACTCCTTACTTCGTAAAGTTGTTCGTTGGCCTTCTCGGGAACGTCTGCAATGGTGTAGTGGTTTCGCAGACCTTCGATGAATTTCATCTTTTCTGTGTGGTTTGCTTCAAGAGACCCAGTGTTGATCTCGCGTAGACGTTGGCGTAAAAGCAGGCGTATCGCAATCCGAAGCGCCAAGTCTGGGACTAGCCCCTGGAGAATGAATAAAGTCAGTATCTTTCGTGTCATTGCTGAAGAGCGTCTCCAAAAAATACCCTATCGAGCAGGTTGTATCCAACTTGGAGAACGGAGTCCATTGTAGCGGTGTAGTGACGAAGGCAGGAGATTAGGACGGTAAATTGAATGGTTGGTTTGGACTAGTGGACGTTATATATAATTAGCGCCTTGTCCGGGGGTTGGGATTGTTGATTCCCATGTCATAACGAGAGTCCTCTAACGATCGATATCGTGTGTAGTGGTCAATATTTGATGATACACATTACATAGATAGCTTTTTTGCGTGTTACCAATGAGGTTCCGGTCATCGTAAGATAttcagcttcttcttcttcttcaacagtCTGTTGCATTTGACCCATTTCCAGGGAACTGGATGCGAAGAATACATTCTGAAACAACGAAAGGAGTAGCCTGAGTTCATAGGCGTAGCACTCACCTAATAAATTGAAACATACCTTGGCAGGAGTGTCTTGGGAGCGGCGACCTTCCTGACATTAAGGAGCAGTAAGGGTGTATGGCAGCGTTAGCCATTTATTGGATTTCGCGGCCGTAGTTGTGTTGACAGTTGGTGAGACTGGGTATATATGGGGAAAACCCATTTACAATGGAGTCAACTCGAACTTTTCAGTTGGGTTCAGCTAAACTTGCTCCACAAAAAGTTACTGACACTCAGGGCGGTCGGGTCCCGAAGGGTTGGCGGTCAGCAACTTTACTTGCAATTTCTTTTGGTCTTATTGATGTTCCGCACAAGATGGGTGAAGGAGGTGCGAAAGGGATGGAGGACCAGGATGTCCCGTTCGCAAAATGCCAAGGCTTGCAAGTCTATTTGCGCCTATTTGCACATAGGCTCGACTTTTCCATTCGCTTAAGCAAAGACGACAAGGATTAAACAAGGACTAAATTTCGTTCTTACTCCTCGAACGGTGTGAGATATACCCCCCAAGGACATACGTACGAGAAACGTAAGAGGAATATACACTCAAGTTTAAGACGCGCGCCTGACGTAAACCCGGGTAAGTAAGTTGCTTTCATCATTGCCATTTACTAACGACGTACCAATGAAGCGTTCCTATCTCTTCGAAGGTCCCTATACTATATACCACACCTTTTGCGACCCTGAAACATTGGTTAGGTCCACCATGGAAACTCCCCAAACTCCCACTTCCGACTTCAGTTCGCGTCGAAGGTTGAATCAAACACTGGTGGT
It contains:
- a CDS encoding (S)-coclaurine N-methyltransferase, coding for MDSVLEVGYNLLDRGLVPDFILRIAIRLLLRQRLREINAGSLEANHAAKMKFIEDVRNRTTIAEVPEKANEQHYEVATDFILSTLGPYGKYSSCLYPTGRESLAEAEKLMLESYCTKAQLRDGLDILDLGCGWGSLSLFLAEKYPNSRITGLSNSATQKQHIDFAAKERGLTNITIITADVNTHDFDSSIRFDRILSIEMLEHMKNYQVLFKKISTWLRPTSQKGDSSDESLFFVHIFCHKTTPYHFVEDDGWMAKNFFSGGTMPSHDLFLYFQSDLTLIRSWYLPGTHYSRTLEHWLQLQDRNGKEGLKGLQKDAAAKGHDPIEGKKTFHRFRVFYMACSELFNMDGGEQWGLGHYLFKAK
- a CDS encoding (S)-coclaurine N-methyltransferase, producing the protein MDSVLQVGYNLLDRGLVPDLALRIAIRLLLRQRLREINTGSLEANHTEKMKFIEGLRNHYTIADVPEKANEQLYEVSTEFMLSTLGPYGKYSAGLYPTGRETLAEAEKFMLESYCTKAYLRDGQDILDLGCGWGSLSLFLAEKYPNSRITGLSNSATQKQYIDGAAKKRGLTNVTIITADVNTHDFDSSIRFDRIISVEMLEHMKNYQMLFKKISSWLRPRSQKAEISNEADESLLFVHIICHKTMPYHFVENDGWMAKNFFSGGTMPSHDLFVYFQSDLTLIRSWYISGKHHSRTLEHWLQNQDKNRKKGLKELQMDAIEKGYNAIEGKKSFYRFRVFFMACSELFNMDGGEQWGLGHYLFKAK